A genome region from Carya illinoinensis cultivar Pawnee chromosome 2, C.illinoinensisPawnee_v1, whole genome shotgun sequence includes the following:
- the LOC122300991 gene encoding LRR receptor-like serine/threonine-protein kinase IOS1: MGGFQTSIFAFLGVLSLTLLLVHAQDQSDFISIDCGLPANSTYKEETISIDYISDANYIDTGISRSIASEFKGTQQQQVWNVRSFPQGVRNCYTINITRGTKYLIRGTFVHGNYDGEGDLPEFDLYLGTNMWDTVKVANASYSIIKELIHVPSRNYIHVCLVNTGLGTPFISAIEFRALKKNSYVTKSGSLALLLRADAGSTSNQSYRYAYDVYDRLWLHYNNNKWKDLSTGLTIDSQSQNDYQPASVVMSTAATPINESAPMEFYWEADDPNTQFYIFMHFAEVVKLEPNQSRSFNITLNGKYMYGPLVPDYLSTTTLYSTSPETGGQKYVFSIFKAENSTLPPILNAIEIYSVKDFLQPETDQADGDAIRKIKSTYGIKRDWQGDPCAPKQYLWKGLDCSYVGDNAPRITSLNLSSSGLTGEISADISNLLMLQSLDLSNNSLTGSVPDFLSTLPNLRVLNLEQNKLTGSVPIELIERRDNGSLSLSVRENSDLCGSRSCKKNKNNVVIPIVASVIGGLLVLTLIVMAICWGIRRRTKQAAMVDTESHMQNLSTLESLQRQFTYSELLGITNNFERILGKGGFGTVYHGYIDNTQVAVKMLSHSSVQGYQQFHSEVRLLMRVHHRNLTTLVGYCYEGTNMGLVYEYMANGDLEAHLSDGNAKTLTWEDRLRIATDAAQGLEYLHCGCKPPIVHRDVKTTNILLNENLQAKLADFGLSKIFPIDGGTHVSTVVAGTPGYLDPEYYITNWLTEKSDVYSFGVVLLEIITGRPVIERSEERTHVSQFVSSMLARGDIKNIADPRLHGNFNSNSVWRAVEIAMGCVSSTAAKRPTMSQVVVDLKECMATELARANEGDSRKSMEMINMDLATELNPLAR; this comes from the exons ATGGGGGGGTTCCAAACTTCcatctttgcatttcttggtGTTTTGTCTCTTACACTACTTCTGGTTCATGCCCAGGATCAATCAG ATTTCATAAGCATAGATTGTGGGTTGCCAGCAAATTCAACATATAAGGAAGAGACAATAAGCATAGATTACATCTCAGACGCCAACTACATAGACACGGGTATTAGTAGGAGCATAGCATCTGAATTTAAAGGTACCCAACAACAGCAGGTATGGAATGTCAGAAGCTTTCCTCAAGGAGTCCGGAACTGTTACACCATAAACATCACAAGAGGCACTAAATATTTGATACGAGGAACCTTCGTGCATGGGAATTACGATGGAGAAGGTGATTTACCAGAATTCGATCTGTATCTCGGGACCAACATGTGGGATACAGTCAAGGTGGCGAATGCATCCTATAGTATTATCAAGGAGCTCATACATGTCCCATCTCGAAACTATATACATGTCTGTCTCGTAAACACCGGCCTTGGGACACCATTTATATCAGCAATAGAGTTCAgggcattaaaaaaaaactcgtaCGTGACCAAATCTGGATCATTGGCACTACTTTTGCGCGCAGATGCTGGTTCAACTAGCAATCAATCATACAG gTATGCATACGATGTGTATGATCGCCTTTGGTTGCACTATAACAACAATAAGTGGAAAGACTTGAGCACAGGACTTACCATTGATTCTCAAAGTCAGAATGATTATCAACCAGCATCTGTTGTCATGAGCACTGCAGCCACCCCAATAAATGAGAGCGCTCCGATGGAATTCTATTGGGAAGCAGACGATCCGAATACCCAATTCTATATCTTCATGCACTTTGCTGAAGTCGTAAAGCTAGAACCCAACCAGTCCAGATCATTTAACATTACTCTCAATGGGAAATACATGTATGGACCTCTTGTTCCTGATTACCTGTCTACAACTACTTTGTACAGTACATCGCCCGAGACTGGAGGCCAGAAGTATGTTTTCTCGATCTTCAAAGCGGAAAATTCAACACTTCCACCCATCCTCAACGCAATTGAGATCTATTCTGTGAAAGATTTCTTGCAACCAGAAACAGACCAGGCGGATG GTGATGCCATCAGAAAGATCAAATCAACATATGGAATAAAGAGAGATTGGCAAGGAGATCCATGTGCCCCGAAACAGTACTTGTGGAAAGGTCTAGATTGTAGCTATGTTGGTGATAATGCCCCCAGAATCACATCCTT GAACTTGTCCTCCAGTGGATTGACTGGAGAGATATCTGCTGATATATCAAATCTCCTAATGTTACAATCTTT GGATCTATCAAACAATAGCTTGACTGGATCAGTGCCTGATTTCCTATCTACGTTACCAAATTTGAGGGTTTT AAACTTAGAACAAAACAAGCTCACTGGTTCAGTTCCAATTGAACTAATTGAAAGAAGGGACAATGGTTCACTATCATTAAG TGTGCGAGAAAATTCAGATCTTTGTGGGTCGCGTTCttgcaaaaagaataaaaacaacGTTGTTATTCCAATAGTAGCATCGGTCATCGGTGGATTGCTTGTCCTCACATTGATTGTCATGGCTATCTGTTGGGGGATTAGAAGGAGAACAAAACAGG ctgCGATGGTAGATACTGAATCCCACATGCAGAATTTGTCAACATTGGAGTCTTTACAACGTCAATTTACATACTCTGAACTACTAGGAATTACCAACAACTTTGAGAGAATTCTTGGAAAGGGTGGATTCGGAACCGTTTATCATGGCTATATAGATAACACTCAAGTTGCAGTGAAGATGCTCTCTCATTCATCAGTTCAAGGTTATCAGCAATTTCATTCAGAG GTTAGACTTCTTATGAGAGTTCATCATCGAAACTTGACTACCCTTGTTGGTTACTGCTATGAAGGAACAAACATGGGGCTCGTTTATGAGTACATGGCCAACGGAGACTTGGAAGCACATCTTTCAG ATGGGAACGCAAAAACCTTGACTTGGGAAGATAGACTTCGAATAGCGACGGATGCTGCACAAG GATTGGAGTATCTGCACTGTGGTTGTAAACCACCTATAGTCCACAGAGACGTGAAGACTACAAACATACTGTTGAACGAAAATCTGCAGGCAAAACTGGCTGATTTTGGGCTCTCAAAGATTTTCCCCATTGATGGTGGCACTCATGTTTCTACAGTTGTTGCTGGCACCCCTGGCTACCTTGACCCCGA GTACTACATAACAAACTGGTTAACCGAGAAAAGCGATGTCTATAGTTTTGGAGTGGTTCTGCTGGAGATAATTACAGGTCGACCCGTCATAGAAAGATCAGAGGAAAGGACACACGTAAGTCAATTCGTGAGTTCCATGCTTGCCAGGGGGGACATAAAAAATATAGCTGATCCCAGATTGCACGGAAACTTCAACAGTAACTCTGTTTGGAGAGCTGTTGAAATAGCAATGGGTTGTGTATCTTCAACTGCAGCGAAAAGGCCAACCATGAGCCAGGTAGTGGTGGACCTAAAGGAGTGTATGGCAACTGAATTAGCTCGGGCGAATGAGGGCGATTCAAGAAAATCTATGGAAATGATCAACATGGATCTGGCTACTGAACTGAATCCGTTGGCAAGGTAA